GGATTTTTTCCCAGAGAGCTATCTCGGTTTGATTTTGAATATCATTGCACAACGCGGCTGCTTTTAACATTTGGGACAGATCGGTTAGTTTCCAAGTTACCACCTTCATATTGCCTTCGGTTAGGGTGCCTGTTTTATCGGTGCAAATTGTGGTTACGGAGCCTAATGTTTCAGCGGCGACAAGTTTTCGCACCAGGGCCTTTTTCTTAAAAATTCTTTGCATGCCTATGGCTAAAATTACTGTTAGCGAAACCGCCAGACCTTCGGGTATTGCGGCTACGGCAAGCGCTATGGAGGTGGTGAACATATCAAGCGCTGGGATGTTGGAAAAAAACCCTATTACGAAAACAAATGTGGTTATAACAATAACGGCGATTGCTAAAGTTTTGCTTAGCGTAGCCAAACCTTTTTGCAGAGGAGTTTGCTCCTCTTTAGTTTCACGAATGCTCTGCGCTATTTTTCCAAGTTCGGTATTAAGTCCCGTTCCAATCACGATACCTTTCGCCGAACCCCCAACTATGGATGTTCCCCAAAAAAGCATATTCTTTCTTTCGGCCAAAATTTTCTTATTATTTAATGTGGCGGAAGTTTTTTGGATGGCTACCGATTCCCCGGTTAAAGCAGATTCGTTTACTTTAAGGTAAGTTTCTTTAATAATTCTTAAATCAGCTGGAACTTTTTGGCCGGTATGCAAAACCACAATATCTCCGGGAACCAGATATTTTGCGGAGATTTCAATTTCGTTCCCGCCACGCAAAACTTTGGCTTTTTGCATAAACAATTTTTTTAAGGAATAAATTTCTTTCTGCGCTTTGTATTCTTGAATAAAGCCTAGAATGGTATTTATGAAAACAGCAAGGGAGATAACTCCAAAATCAACAAAATCTTTTAAGTATAATGTAATTAGAGCCGCGATGATTAATATAGCTATCAAGGGGCTTTTGAACTGTGAGAGGAGTACGGTTATAGGGGAGGGCGGTTTTTGCTTGGGCAAAAGGTTATATCCGTAAGTGGCTAGCCGTCTTCCGGCTATGTGTGTGCTTAATCCTTCGCTTTTGGTTTCTAAGCTATCTAGAATTTCTATTATTGGTTTTTGATAATACTCTTTTTGGGCAGGCACCTTTATAGTATATCAGATAGCTTTCCTCTTGTGTTGTAGGTTTCAAATGTTGTACTATGTTTTTAATATGGAGAACACTATTGCCAAGACCGAGCATAAGATTAGCGAGCAAGTTTTGATGTCTTGGAATTCCCCCAGTCGCGTTTTCAAGAAGCGCGGGCGCAGGTTTTTTACCACCATAGCTACCATAATTTTAGTAGTTTCTCTTCTATCCGCTCTTTCAGGTCAATTTGCTTTAATTGCTGTTATAGTAGCCCTTTCGTTTTTAGTTTACGCTCTTTCGGCGGTTGAGCCGGATGATGTGTTTCACAAGATAACTGTTAAGGGGATAAGTTATTGTAGCGGGAAGTTTTATCCTTATGAGGAATTAAAGGTTTTTTTCTTTACGGAAAAAGGCGAGAAAACAACACTAAATGTAGATACAAAGAAATATTATCCGGGAAGGCTGTATATGCTTATTGACAAGAAAAATCAAGGAAAAATAAGAGAGGTTTTGGGCAAATACTTAAACTTTGTTGAAGAGCCTCCGGAAACGGTGTTTGACAAAGCATCTTCCCTTGCTTCTAAATACTTTTCTTTGGAATAGGGGATTACCCTTCAAATTGTCTTAAGTTTTCTTGTACCCAATCGTAAAAATCCGTTTCCAGAAACTCAATAAACTTCTCAAATTTTTCTTCTGAAAAAGTTATTTCATTTTCTTTGCAATGTTCCTTAAACAGTTCCTTCATTTCTGATATGTTAATAATTGTATCTTGCATAAAATTAAATAGCTAATTTTTGTTGGTTTACCGATGCCCAATTACGAATATCAATTTTTTCAACTTTAATTTCAGACAAAGGCTCGGCTTTTCCATTTTTTTGTATCAAAAATAAGTATTCTTTATTTTTACTGTTAGAATCATTAATCCATTCGTTTGTTGTCCGGGTTATTGTCGCCATCACATTTTTTTTGTAGTCCATTTCAAAGATGGAGATTTTTTTCTTCAAATTCCTTAATATGTCTTTTATCGCTTGAAAAGTAGCTCTGCCATTATTATTGTAAGATAAAACTACATATTTTGCTGGTGTGTTCTTTATCAATCTTTCTATCGCTTCAATAACAATATATTGTCCCTTGCCATTTTTTCTAAATTCCTCGAAAATAGAGCCGGAGATTGTGTCGCCCACATCTTCTCGCCTGTTCGCTACACCAACTAATTTCGGTTTATCATTCAAGCAAATAGTTTTCCAAATATGATAATAAGAGGCATATCTTACACGAGAAGGTGGCATTAACTCGTTTGAAGAGCCATAGGGCGGGTCGTAATATGCTAAATCTACTTCAATATCATTTGCCAAATCAAAAATATCTGTTTGATAAACTTGATGTTGTTTATCGTCAATAATTAAACGGGGCACTGCCATTTTCATTGTGTTATAGGCACGAGGCGCCCATTTTCTCAAATACGAAACTTGATGGCCAACAGAACTATCAACTTTATCCATCGCTATAATTAAACTGGTCAGTAGCACCGATTTCTCAATCTCGTCTTTAGCAATTTTGTCAATTTCTTCTCTTATCGCGTCTAGTTTTTTAGTGTTGTGCAATTGCCAAATTCTTTTTCTGCCGTCTTTTTGTGTGGCCGAGCCACCGTTCGGCTCGCCACCGTAATTTTCCGAAAACCAGCCATATTTTCCGGGCAAATTATTTAGATGCCCCATGAGTGGCAAATAATAACTCGTTGGTTTTTTGTTCAATAAATAACATTCGCCGAATACTTTAGACCAATCGGCAATATC
The sequence above is a segment of the Patescibacteria group bacterium genome. Coding sequences within it:
- a CDS encoding DNA adenine methylase; this translates as MDTQGIKYTGSKREILPVLLELIKPLNVKTVLDGFSGTTRVSQALKQAGYTVYANDIADWSKVFGECYLLNKKPTSYYLPLMGHLNNLPGKYGWFSENYGGEPNGGSATQKDGRKRIWQLHNTKKLDAIREEIDKIAKDEIEKSVLLTSLIIAMDKVDSSVGHQVSYLRKWAPRAYNTMKMAVPRLIIDDKQHQVYQTDIFDLANDIEVDLAYYDPPYGSSNELMPPSRVRYASYYHIWKTICLNDKPKLVGVANRREDVGDTISGSIFEEFRKNGKGQYIVIEAIERLIKNTPAKYVVLSYNNNGRATFQAIKDILRNLKKKISIFEMDYKKNVMATITRTTNEWINDSNSKNKEYLFLIQKNGKAEPLSEIKVEKIDIRNWASVNQQKLAI